A window from Kluyveromyces lactis strain NRRL Y-1140 chromosome E complete sequence encodes these proteins:
- the FRE8 gene encoding putative ferric-chelate reductase (similar to uniprot|Q12209 Saccharomyces cerevisiae YLR047C Hypothetical ORF), producing MPALLFLTTRPSPLPHVLYLALLPLHKWISRIVVFQSLLHTILYTVYYARIGALAKLKKLANIWGILAMLLFIMIAVTSLPRIRRVNFQLFYFVHYAATWLSVVMLQYHARPNMNMISTFNIILLLGQIIYRLWNTRLSTISVIPVSPAISVVEFPLADLSKKPILPSGHVRMNNYHNFWLKRWFYHLIPLQHPFTIASLPNESMVRLIVRTGKFPLKTNSKYYITGALEPKVDFMSKSGSRDNNRLLPFQSATPMLLLSPLSFNINAKRVFMVVGGSAISFGLPMLRILNFNGVTVKLIWVTRDHRDMKILNVFKNNYNGLEIFVTGTLGAEQDLQIDYVDYGPDPLGLPHPELQEPVPQALPSSSDYNPETTLTSSSYPKYGSISTDKSAFSSDLDHSQKHNEDEFDFTNVYSATNTLKRKKSEPKLFGPPSPFHKDEAFRKPKVIIPPNDENYKSDVESLEDDDMKLTIPAGVKLVFGRPQLSNLDYQWCLQKECSLPSEVDDCCVMNSDVNITHVDDLANVWVVAAGPKGLVESTKRWATDGGLHFHEESFSV from the coding sequence ATGCCAGCGCTTTTGTTTTTAACGACAAGGCCTTCACCTTTGCCGCATGTTTTATATCTCGCATTGCTACCCTTGCATAAATggatttcaagaattgttgTCTTCCAGTCGCTTCTGCATACTATACTTTATACGGTTTATTACGCCAGGATTGGTGCACTTGccaagttgaagaaattggcTAACATTTGGGGCATCTTGGCTatgcttcttttcattaTGATTGCTGTAACTTCGTTACCTAGGATTAGAAGAGTGAATTTCCAATTATTCTATTTTGTACATTATGCAGCTACTTGGCTCTCTGTTGTGATGTTGCAATACCATGCTAGGCCTAATATGAATATGATTTCCACTTTTAATATTATCCTACTCCTAGGACAAATCATTTATCGATTATGGAACACTAGGTTATCAACTATTTCAGTGATTCCAGTGTCACCTGCCATTAGTGTGGTTGAGTTCCCATTAGCAGATCTTTCTAAGAAACCCATATTGCCCTCCGGCCATGTCCGTATGAATAACTATCATAATTTTTGGTTGAAACGTTGGTTTTATCACCTAATACCACTCCAACACCCTTTCACAATTGCATCGTTACCGAACGAATCGATGGTCAGGTTAATTGTAAGAACTGGGAAGTTCCCGTTGAAAACCAACTCAAAATACTACATCACTGGTGCGTTAGAACCCAAGGTGGATTTCATGTCGAAAAGTGGTTCAAGGGATAATAATAGGCTACTTCCGTTCCAAAGTGCAACTCCAATGTTGTTACTCTCGCcactttctttcaacattAATGCAAAAAGAGTGTTTATGGTTGTCGGGGGGAGTGCTATCTCCTTTGGATTGCCCATGTTACGTATCTTAAACTTTAACGGTGTTACTGTTAAACTTATTTGGGTCACAAGAGATCATCGAGATATGAAGATTTTAAACGTTTTTAAGAATAATTATAATGGCCTTGAGATCTTCGTCACTGGTACATTGGGAGCTGAACAGGATTTGCAGATCGATTATGTAGATTATGGACCGGATCCATTAGGCCTTCCACATCCTGAACTGCAAGAACCAGTACCGCAGGCacttccttcttcttcagattaTAACCCAGAAACGACTTTGACAAGCTCCAGCTATCCCAAATACGGTTCCATTTCTACAGATAAGTCCGCATTCTCATCTGATTTAGACCATTCCCAGAAGCACAATGAGGATGAGTTTGATTTTACCAACGTTTACAGTGCTACGAACActttgaagagaaagaaatctgAGCCCAAGTTATTTGGTCCACCTTCACCATTCCATAAAGATGAGGCATTCCGTAAACCAAAGGTTATTATCCCACCCAACGATGAGAATTATAAAAGTGATGTAGAAAGTCTagaggatgatgatatgaAACTGACAATCCCAGCAGGAGTTAAATTAGTGTTTGGAAGACCCcaactttcaaatttggACTATCAGTGGTGCTTACAGAAAGAATGTTCCCTTCCATCGGAAGTCGACGACTGTTGTGTTATGAACTCGGATGTTAACATAACTCATGTTGATGACCTTGCTAATGTGTGGGTTGTCGCTGCTGGTCCCAAGGGTTTAGTCGAAAGTACAAAGAGATGGGCTACCGATGGAGGTTTGCATTTCCATGAAGAAAGTTTCAGTGTTTGA